One stretch of Sphingomonas rosea DNA includes these proteins:
- a CDS encoding energy transducer TonB: protein MRLLLAPCVVAAILSGPAFSQGAPKEAVPTSAWTVDFAGERCVALRQYATPAGPVVLALEPSPDRDGMRIIFRVPARKDEPYGSTSGRLSINGVEQKWGYVMIWPAAKDGLLIYSGSRGDDREPAMPLPQLKSLSLATARLSVTLPVSGADKVAAVLDECTRDLLKSWGFALAEQDRLATWPKHRNAQTMLTYVDYPPESMMRGEQGEVRVRGVVGANGKLKDCKVRYSSGYPRLDAVTCDLLRKRGKFEPARDKAGQPMDAPTFTSVRWVMPTV, encoded by the coding sequence ATGCGTCTGTTGTTGGCTCCGTGCGTCGTGGCGGCGATCCTGTCCGGTCCCGCCTTCTCCCAGGGAGCGCCCAAGGAAGCGGTTCCGACCAGCGCGTGGACGGTCGACTTCGCCGGCGAACGCTGCGTCGCGCTCAGGCAATATGCGACGCCCGCGGGACCGGTGGTGCTCGCCCTCGAGCCTTCGCCCGACAGGGACGGGATGCGGATCATCTTCCGGGTGCCGGCGCGGAAGGACGAACCGTACGGCAGCACGTCGGGCAGGCTGTCGATCAACGGCGTCGAGCAGAAGTGGGGCTATGTCATGATCTGGCCGGCCGCCAAGGACGGGCTCCTGATCTACAGCGGAAGCCGGGGAGACGATCGCGAACCCGCAATGCCGCTCCCCCAGCTCAAGTCGCTCTCGCTGGCGACGGCGCGGCTGTCGGTGACCTTGCCGGTCAGCGGCGCCGACAAGGTCGCCGCGGTGCTCGACGAGTGCACGCGCGACCTCCTCAAGAGCTGGGGCTTTGCCCTCGCCGAGCAGGACCGGCTCGCGACCTGGCCGAAGCATCGCAATGCCCAGACCATGCTGACCTATGTCGATTATCCGCCCGAATCGATGATGCGGGGCGAGCAGGGCGAAGTGCGTGTGCGCGGCGTCGTGGGGGCGAACGGCAAGCTCAAGGACTGCAAGGTGCGTTACAGCAGCGGCTATCCCCGGCTCGATGCCGTCACCTGCGACCTGCTGCGCAAGCGCGGGAAGTTCGAGCCGGCGCGGGACAAGGCGGGCCAGCCGATGGACGCGCCGACCTTCACCAGCGTGCGCTGGGTCATGCCGACCGTCTGA
- a CDS encoding M13 family metallopeptidase, whose protein sequence is MTNRLARAALLLSGAALIAPAAIAQMQAPAPVVAAPPVPVTFGKWGVDLGARDLSVKPGDDFEAYASGKWLASNDIPSDKPGNGVGTELNDRNQEQLRAIVMSAPANSQIGALYRSYMNEPLLEQLDAKPLMADLARVDAIASKDEMLKFMAESQWSFGGSLFGVQIIPDLANPTMNSLAVGSGGLGLPDRDYYLSDKYKPQLAAYRAYVERTLALTGTPDAAAKADEILAFETELAKASWARTDLRDINKINNPMTPASLATYAPGVDWNRYLTLSGVAASPKVLVSDNTAIKAKSALFAATPLDTLKTWQRYKVTAQASPYLSKRFVDSQFEFAKALTGVAVQRPRWRRGIGQVDSRLGELVGKTYVERYFPAEAKTKMESLVANLKLAAAERIRGNSWMEQPTKEAALRKLSKMDVMVGYPDKFRDYSALSMSADDLYGNVKRSSQFEWNYRLADLGQPVDRKKWAMSPATVNAYNGGLENKIVFPAGILQPPYFDPRADAAVNYGAAGAIIGHEIMHGFDDQGRKIDENGAVRDWWTPKDAENFKALTASLGKQYSSYEAAPGVFINGDFTMGENIGDMSGLEVAHLAYMKSLNGKKAPVIDGLTGDQRFFLAFAQAWRGKARPEAIKTQVASDPHSPQRFRVIGPLRNLDAWYAAFKVGPDSKYYIAPKDRVRIW, encoded by the coding sequence ATGACCAATCGTCTTGCACGCGCTGCGCTGCTTCTGTCGGGGGCTGCGCTCATTGCGCCCGCCGCCATCGCCCAGATGCAGGCGCCCGCGCCGGTCGTCGCCGCGCCGCCGGTGCCGGTGACCTTCGGCAAGTGGGGCGTCGATCTTGGCGCGCGCGACCTGTCGGTGAAGCCGGGCGACGATTTCGAGGCCTATGCCTCGGGCAAGTGGCTCGCCTCGAACGACATCCCCTCGGACAAGCCGGGCAATGGCGTCGGCACCGAGCTCAACGACCGCAACCAGGAGCAGCTGCGCGCGATCGTGATGAGCGCGCCGGCTAACAGCCAGATCGGCGCGCTGTACCGGAGCTACATGAACGAGCCGCTGCTCGAGCAGCTCGACGCCAAGCCGCTGATGGCCGACCTCGCGCGGGTCGACGCGATCGCGAGCAAGGACGAGATGCTCAAGTTCATGGCCGAGAGCCAGTGGAGCTTCGGCGGATCGCTGTTCGGGGTGCAGATCATCCCCGACCTCGCCAATCCGACGATGAACAGCCTGGCGGTGGGCTCGGGCGGGCTCGGCCTGCCCGACCGCGATTACTATCTCTCCGACAAGTACAAGCCGCAGCTCGCCGCCTATCGCGCTTATGTCGAGCGGACTCTGGCGCTGACCGGCACGCCGGATGCGGCAGCCAAGGCCGACGAGATCCTCGCCTTCGAGACCGAGCTGGCCAAGGCGAGCTGGGCGCGGACCGACCTTCGCGACATCAACAAGATCAACAATCCGATGACCCCGGCGAGCCTCGCGACCTATGCGCCGGGCGTCGACTGGAACCGCTACCTGACGCTGTCGGGCGTCGCGGCGAGCCCCAAGGTGCTGGTCAGCGACAATACGGCGATCAAGGCCAAGTCGGCGCTGTTCGCGGCGACCCCGCTCGACACCCTGAAGACGTGGCAGCGCTACAAGGTGACCGCGCAGGCCTCGCCCTATCTGTCGAAGCGCTTCGTCGACAGCCAGTTCGAATTCGCCAAGGCGCTGACGGGCGTGGCGGTGCAGCGGCCGCGCTGGCGCCGCGGGATCGGGCAGGTCGACAGCCGCCTCGGCGAGCTGGTCGGCAAGACCTATGTCGAGCGCTATTTCCCGGCCGAGGCCAAGACCAAGATGGAAAGCCTCGTCGCCAACCTGAAGCTGGCGGCGGCCGAGCGGATCCGCGGCAACAGCTGGATGGAGCAGCCGACCAAGGAAGCGGCGCTGCGCAAGCTTTCCAAGATGGACGTGATGGTCGGCTATCCGGACAAGTTCCGCGACTATTCGGCGCTGAGCATGTCGGCCGACGACCTCTACGGCAACGTCAAGCGCTCGAGCCAGTTCGAGTGGAACTACCGCCTCGCCGACCTCGGCCAGCCGGTCGACCGCAAGAAGTGGGCGATGAGCCCGGCGACGGTGAATGCCTATAATGGCGGGCTCGAGAACAAGATCGTGTTCCCGGCGGGCATCCTGCAGCCGCCCTATTTCGATCCGCGCGCCGACGCCGCGGTCAACTACGGCGCGGCGGGCGCGATCATCGGCCACGAGATCATGCACGGCTTCGACGACCAGGGCCGCAAGATCGACGAGAATGGCGCGGTGCGCGACTGGTGGACGCCCAAGGACGCCGAGAATTTCAAGGCGCTGACCGCCTCGCTCGGCAAGCAGTACAGCAGCTACGAGGCGGCGCCGGGCGTGTTCATCAACGGCGACTTCACCATGGGCGAGAATATCGGCGACATGAGCGGGCTCGAGGTCGCGCACCTCGCTTACATGAAGAGCCTAAACGGCAAGAAGGCGCCGGTGATCGACGGGCTGACCGGCGACCAGCGCTTCTTCCTCGCCTTCGCCCAGGCTTGGCGCGGCAAGGCGCGGCCCGAGGCGATCAAGACGCAGGTCGCGAGCGATCCGCACAGCCCGCAGCGCTTCCGCGTGATCGGGCCGCTCCGCAACCTCGATGCCTGGTATGCGGCGTTCAAGGTCGGGCCCGACAGCAAATATTACATCGCGCCCAAGGACCGGGTCCGGATCTGGTAA
- a CDS encoding isoprenylcysteine carboxylmethyltransferase family protein → MMQLWRGVPTNAAALAVLFVGLAIGLIGIIRVSRGQDAEQQKGGEKAGSSKLGILVQALGFALASGPVAVTTGFSEGLAAPRTWLVLLLIGASLWLVLSAFRVMGEEWALVARTREAHRLVTNGPFALVRNPIYLGLLLYLGGMAVALGYERHLPFALVAFAVGTAIRVQAEERLLRARFGGAYDAYAARVKRIIPGLI, encoded by the coding sequence ATGATGCAATTGTGGCGCGGCGTGCCGACCAATGCGGCGGCGCTGGCGGTGCTGTTCGTCGGTCTGGCGATCGGCCTGATCGGGATCATCCGGGTCAGCCGCGGACAGGATGCGGAGCAGCAGAAGGGCGGCGAGAAGGCCGGCTCTTCGAAGCTCGGGATCCTCGTCCAGGCGCTGGGCTTTGCCCTCGCCTCGGGCCCGGTCGCCGTCACGACCGGCTTCTCCGAGGGGCTTGCAGCGCCGCGGACTTGGCTCGTGCTGCTACTCATCGGGGCGAGCCTGTGGCTGGTGCTGAGCGCGTTTCGCGTGATGGGTGAGGAATGGGCGCTGGTCGCGCGGACCCGCGAGGCGCACCGGCTGGTGACGAACGGGCCGTTCGCGCTGGTGCGCAATCCCATCTATCTCGGGCTGTTGCTTTACCTCGGCGGAATGGCGGTCGCGCTGGGATATGAGCGGCATCTGCCCTTTGCCCTGGTCGCCTTCGCAGTCGGGACGGCGATCCGGGTCCAGGCCGAGGAGCGGTTGCTGCGCGCGCGTTTCGGCGGGGCCTATGACGCTTATGCGGCGCGAGTGAAAAGGATCATCCCGGGCCTGATCTGA
- a CDS encoding PRC-barrel domain-containing protein has translation MAFDRYRDDDRTRDRLRDDERAPDRDAYRDRDRGFFRSGRDDRDPASRREDARDRFARTDRGAPVPTDETRDLIASSKVEGTPVYGRDDQRLGTIKTLMLDKYRGQVRYAVLSHATGFLGMDQQHFPVQWDELRYDEQRGGYRVDFTSEDVRYTLERRQRERADPGRDIDRDWRR, from the coding sequence ATGGCTTTCGACCGATATCGTGACGACGACCGAACCCGCGACCGGCTCCGCGACGACGAGCGCGCGCCCGACCGCGACGCTTACCGCGATCGCGACCGCGGCTTCTTCCGTTCGGGCCGCGACGACCGCGACCCCGCCAGCCGCCGCGAAGACGCCCGCGACCGGTTCGCCCGCACCGATCGCGGCGCTCCCGTCCCGACCGACGAGACCCGCGACCTGATCGCCTCGAGCAAGGTTGAGGGAACGCCGGTCTACGGCCGCGACGACCAGCGCCTCGGCACGATCAAGACGCTGATGCTCGACAAATATCGCGGCCAGGTCCGCTACGCCGTCCTGTCCCACGCCACCGGATTCCTCGGCATGGACCAGCAGCATTTCCCCGTGCAGTGGGACGAATTGCGCTACGACGAGCAGCGCGGCGGCTACCGTGTCGATTTCACGAGCGAGGACGTGCGCTACACGCTCGAACGCCGCCAGCGTGAACGCGCGGACCCTGGCCGCGACATCGACCGCGACTGGCGCCGATAG
- the lexA gene encoding transcriptional repressor LexA yields MLTAKQRELLTYIDQRLKAEGVSPSFDEMREALDLKSKSGVHRLISALEERQFIRRLPNRARALEVVRMPETGSGAPAPALSPAPRPVVAANDTIDLMLAGRIAAGTPIEALQGQDSFPVPAALLGPGEHYALEVSGDSMVDEGILDGDYVLIRKTNVAREGEIVVALIDHEEATLKTFRREGQMIRLDPANRAHEPQRYEPRRVEIQGKLAGLIRRYH; encoded by the coding sequence ATGCTGACCGCCAAGCAACGCGAACTGCTCACCTACATCGACCAGCGTCTCAAGGCGGAGGGGGTGAGCCCGAGCTTCGACGAGATGCGCGAGGCCCTCGACCTCAAGAGCAAGTCGGGCGTGCACCGCCTCATCTCCGCGCTCGAAGAACGGCAGTTCATCCGCCGCCTTCCCAATCGCGCCCGCGCGCTCGAGGTCGTCCGCATGCCCGAGACGGGTAGCGGCGCGCCGGCCCCTGCCCTGTCGCCGGCCCCGCGTCCGGTGGTCGCCGCCAATGACACAATCGACCTGATGCTCGCCGGCCGGATCGCCGCCGGCACCCCGATCGAGGCGCTGCAGGGCCAGGACAGCTTCCCCGTCCCTGCCGCCCTGCTGGGACCTGGCGAACATTATGCGCTCGAGGTGTCGGGCGACTCGATGGTCGACGAGGGCATCCTCGACGGCGACTATGTCCTCATTCGCAAGACCAACGTCGCGCGCGAGGGCGAGATCGTGGTCGCGCTGATCGACCATGAGGAAGCGACCTTGAAGACCTTCCGCCGCGAAGGGCAGATGATCCGCCTCGACCCCGCCAACCGCGCGCACGAGCCGCAGCGCTACGAGCCGCGGCGCGTCGAGATCCAGGGCAAGCTCGCCGGCCTGATCCGCCGCTACCACTGA
- a CDS encoding aminodeoxychorismate/anthranilate synthase component II, with translation MKLLVIDNVDSFTFTLVDYLRQLGAEVTVARSTDITVADALAHPGPLLISPGPGHPADAGISVPLAAACVEASKPLLGVCLGHQAIALAGGATIAHAAPMHGKTDAITHDGSGLFAGLPTPVTMTRYHSLVAEDLPPDLVATAHGSDGTVQALSHRSAPVHGVQFHPESIASDHGLALLANFLALAG, from the coding sequence ATGAAGCTGCTCGTCATCGACAATGTCGACAGCTTCACCTTCACGCTGGTCGATTACCTCCGCCAGCTCGGCGCCGAGGTGACGGTCGCCCGCTCGACCGACATCACCGTCGCCGACGCCCTCGCCCACCCCGGCCCGCTTCTGATCAGCCCCGGGCCCGGCCACCCCGCCGACGCCGGCATCTCGGTCCCACTCGCCGCCGCCTGCGTCGAAGCGTCCAAGCCGCTCCTCGGCGTCTGCCTCGGCCACCAGGCGATCGCGCTCGCCGGCGGCGCGACCATCGCCCACGCCGCGCCGATGCACGGCAAGACCGACGCCATCACCCACGACGGCAGCGGCCTCTTCGCCGGCCTCCCCACCCCCGTCACCATGACCCGTTATCACAGCCTCGTGGCGGAGGACCTTCCGCCCGACCTCGTCGCCACCGCCCACGGAAGCGACGGCACGGTCCAGGCACTCTCCCACCGTTCCGCCCCGGTCCACGGCGTCCAGTTCCACCCCGAGAGCATCGCCAGCGACCACGGCCTCGCCCTCCTCGCCAATTTCCTGGCGCTGGCCGGGTAA
- a CDS encoding peptidylprolyl isomerase codes for MLGFFRRLTKSKAGTVIGILFLVAILASFAVADITNLRQGGGSLPQGTLAKVGGAELTQADLDTALQRRLAQVREQNPQATYADLAGEFDTIVDSLIQERTLWAYAKKHGFTVSKKLVDAEIVKIPGVQGLDGRFSDAAYKQFLAQNRLTDSQVRREIETALLQRLVLTPVAANARVAQGLARPYADSLFEQRSGELALIPFAAFVNGPAPTDAELQAFYRQNLPRYTIPERRALRIARLTAEQLGSIAPSEKEIADYYKANAATYGGVEKRVVSRATLPDRNQVAAIVQRARAGGTFAAAAAPAGFSAADVSVGPQTRAELAAKTGEAVAAQVFAAPAGTVIGPVQSSTGFDAIKVESIQAAGGKSLEAARAEIVAKLTADKKKEALADLVGKVEDALADGKTFDEVAAAYKLPVLTTPPLTRTGAVFDQPTYKLPPEYGQIATQGFDLGVDDDPVVETLPNEVGYALVDVTDTVPATPAPLARIAAQVRNDFVARRANEQAAAAAQTVLNQVARGTALKDAMAALKQPGIKPAEAIELKRGALAQFAQQGQEVPPPLRILFSLQPGKAQRAAGPSGIYLVKLDKIVPGSAASQPTVIAQQLVEVQRAAGTELALEWLTAAQKELKVSRNEEAIAAAKARILGNGAAPAE; via the coding sequence ATGCTCGGATTTTTCCGCCGCCTCACCAAGTCCAAGGCCGGCACGGTCATCGGCATCCTGTTCCTGGTCGCGATCCTCGCCAGCTTCGCGGTCGCCGACATCACCAACCTGCGTCAGGGCGGCGGGTCGCTGCCGCAGGGCACGCTCGCCAAGGTCGGCGGCGCCGAGCTGACGCAGGCCGATCTCGACACCGCGCTCCAGCGCCGTCTCGCCCAGGTCCGCGAGCAGAACCCGCAGGCGACCTACGCCGACCTCGCGGGCGAATTCGACACCATCGTCGACAGCCTGATCCAGGAGCGCACGCTCTGGGCCTATGCCAAGAAGCACGGCTTCACCGTCTCGAAGAAGCTGGTCGACGCCGAGATCGTCAAGATCCCGGGCGTCCAGGGCCTCGACGGCCGCTTCAGCGACGCCGCCTACAAGCAGTTCCTCGCCCAGAACCGCCTGACCGACAGCCAGGTCCGCCGCGAGATCGAGACCGCGCTCCTCCAGCGGCTCGTCCTGACCCCCGTCGCCGCCAACGCCCGCGTCGCGCAGGGCCTCGCACGCCCCTATGCCGACAGCCTGTTCGAGCAGCGCTCGGGCGAGCTCGCGCTCATCCCCTTCGCCGCCTTCGTCAACGGCCCGGCCCCGACCGACGCCGAGCTGCAGGCCTTCTACCGCCAGAACCTCCCCCGCTACACCATCCCCGAGCGCCGCGCGCTCCGTATCGCCCGCCTCACCGCCGAGCAGCTCGGCTCCATCGCCCCGAGCGAGAAGGAGATCGCGGACTATTACAAGGCGAACGCCGCGACCTACGGCGGGGTCGAGAAGCGCGTCGTCTCGCGCGCCACCCTGCCCGACCGCAACCAGGTCGCCGCAATCGTCCAGCGCGCCCGTGCCGGCGGCACCTTCGCCGCCGCCGCCGCGCCCGCCGGCTTCTCCGCCGCCGATGTCAGCGTCGGGCCGCAGACCCGCGCCGAACTCGCCGCCAAGACCGGTGAAGCCGTCGCCGCGCAGGTCTTCGCCGCTCCCGCCGGCACCGTAATTGGCCCGGTCCAGTCCTCGACTGGCTTCGACGCGATCAAGGTCGAGAGCATCCAGGCCGCCGGCGGCAAGAGCCTCGAGGCCGCACGCGCCGAGATCGTCGCCAAGCTGACCGCCGACAAGAAGAAGGAAGCGCTCGCCGACCTCGTCGGCAAGGTCGAGGATGCGCTCGCCGACGGAAAGACCTTCGACGAGGTCGCCGCCGCCTACAAGCTGCCGGTCCTCACCACGCCGCCGCTGACCCGCACCGGGGCGGTGTTCGACCAGCCAACCTACAAGCTCCCGCCCGAATATGGGCAGATCGCGACGCAGGGCTTCGACCTCGGCGTCGACGACGATCCCGTGGTCGAGACGCTTCCCAACGAGGTCGGCTACGCGCTCGTCGACGTGACCGACACCGTGCCGGCGACCCCCGCGCCGCTGGCCCGGATCGCCGCGCAGGTCCGCAACGACTTCGTCGCCCGCCGCGCCAACGAGCAGGCCGCCGCCGCCGCGCAAACCGTGCTCAACCAGGTCGCCCGCGGCACCGCGCTCAAGGACGCCATGGCCGCGCTCAAGCAGCCCGGCATCAAGCCCGCCGAGGCGATCGAGCTCAAGCGCGGCGCGCTCGCCCAGTTCGCGCAGCAGGGCCAGGAAGTCCCGCCGCCGCTGCGCATCCTGTTCTCGCTGCAGCCGGGCAAGGCCCAGCGCGCCGCGGGTCCCTCGGGCATCTATCTCGTCAAGCTCGACAAGATCGTGCCCGGCAGCGCCGCCTCGCAGCCGACGGTGATCGCCCAGCAGCTCGTCGAGGTGCAGCGCGCCGCCGGCACCGAACTCGCGCTCGAGTGGCTCACCGCCGCCCAGAAGGAGCTCAAGGTCAGCCGCAACGAGGAGGCCATCGCCGCCGCCAAGGCCCGCATCCTCGGCAACGGCGCCGCGCCGGCGGAGTAA
- the tpiA gene encoding triose-phosphate isomerase — translation MVKLVAGNWKMHGTSADLGEVRAIAAFAAKYEGAVDVALCLPATLIHRAAEAVPGFTVGAQDMHANEEGAHTGDLAAAMLHDAGAQIVIVGHSERRDAHREADADVRAKAEAGLRAGLKVILCVGESLEVREAGRAEETVAAQVDASLPQGPVDPARFSVAYEPIWAIGTGRVAECGDIEEMHAAIRARLVAAYGEAGAGVRILYGGSVKASNAAEIFATPEVGGALVGGASLTAADFLPIVEAGAA, via the coding sequence ATGGTCAAGCTGGTCGCCGGCAACTGGAAGATGCACGGAACCTCGGCCGATCTGGGCGAAGTGCGCGCGATCGCGGCCTTTGCGGCGAAGTACGAGGGGGCGGTCGACGTCGCCCTGTGCCTGCCCGCGACGCTCATCCACCGCGCGGCCGAAGCGGTCCCGGGCTTTACCGTCGGCGCGCAGGACATGCATGCCAACGAGGAGGGCGCGCATACCGGCGACCTCGCGGCGGCGATGCTTCACGACGCGGGCGCCCAGATCGTCATCGTCGGGCACAGCGAGCGACGCGACGCGCATCGCGAGGCCGATGCCGACGTCAGGGCCAAGGCCGAGGCGGGGCTTCGCGCGGGCTTGAAGGTCATCCTGTGCGTGGGCGAAAGCCTCGAAGTGCGCGAGGCCGGGCGGGCCGAGGAAACGGTCGCGGCGCAGGTCGATGCCTCGCTGCCGCAAGGGCCGGTCGATCCGGCGCGGTTCAGCGTCGCCTATGAGCCGATCTGGGCGATCGGCACCGGCCGCGTCGCCGAATGCGGCGACATCGAGGAAATGCACGCGGCGATCCGCGCGCGGCTGGTCGCAGCCTATGGCGAGGCGGGGGCGGGGGTACGGATCCTCTACGGCGGGTCGGTCAAGGCATCGAACGCGGCCGAGATCTTCGCGACGCCCGAGGTCGGCGGGGCGCTGGTCGGGGGCGCGAGCCTGACGGCGGCGGACTTCCTGCCGATCGTCGAGGCGGGCGCGGCGTAG
- the secG gene encoding preprotein translocase subunit SecG: MFTFLLIVQTLVAVSLCTVILLQRSEGGGLGVGGSSAGFMTARGAADFLSRATAALGGLFVVLCIVLAAIAGTRGDAQKVDASIAAQPVSQQAPTAPLGDAGTTTAPPAGAVKPNNAPPADNGAVPLAQ; the protein is encoded by the coding sequence ATGTTCACCTTCCTGCTCATCGTCCAGACCCTCGTCGCCGTCTCGCTCTGCACGGTCATCCTGCTGCAGCGCTCGGAGGGCGGCGGCCTCGGCGTGGGCGGGTCGAGCGCGGGGTTCATGACCGCGCGCGGCGCGGCCGATTTCCTCAGCCGGGCGACGGCGGCGCTGGGCGGCCTGTTCGTGGTGTTGTGCATCGTGCTCGCCGCGATCGCCGGCACGCGCGGCGATGCGCAGAAGGTCGATGCCTCGATCGCCGCTCAGCCGGTGTCGCAGCAGGCACCGACCGCGCCGCTCGGCGATGCCGGCACCACTACCGCCCCGCCGGCGGGTGCGGTCAAGCCGAACAACGCCCCGCCGGCCGACAACGGCGCGGTCCCGCTCGCGCAATAA
- a CDS encoding CTP synthase: MARFVFVTGGVVSSLGKGLLSASLAALLQARGYKCRIRKFDPYLNVDPGTMSPYQHGEVFVTDDGAETDLDLGHYERFTGVSAKQSDNVTTGRIYRDIIARERRGDYLGATVQVIPHVTNAIKEFALADTDGLDFVICEIGGTVGDIESLPYIEALRQLRNDLGRGNTVSVHTTLVPWIKVAGELKTKPTQHSVREISSLGVQPDVLLCRCEMPIPEAERAKIAQFCNVPKSAVIEALDARSIYDVPLQYHREGLDDEVLKAFGLPTDPRPDLSRWESVMDAVDHPEGEVTIGVVGKYVGLPDAYKSLREALVHGGIANRVKVNIKWLDAEMFEKGDESLAGELEPMHAILVPGGFGERGSEGKIASVRFAKERKVPFFGICLGMQMACIEGARAAGHAEASSTEFGDTSEPVVGMITEWMSEEGLQERAAGGDLGGTMRLGAYEATLGGNSHVAAIYGTTTISERHRHRYEVNAHYRPALEKDGLVFSGLSPDGRLPEIVERPDHPWFVGVQFHPELKSRPFEPHPLFASFIAAAVKQSRLV; this comes from the coding sequence ATGGCGCGGTTTGTTTTTGTCACCGGCGGCGTGGTTTCCAGCCTCGGTAAGGGTCTCCTCTCGGCTAGTCTTGCAGCCCTGCTGCAGGCGCGCGGCTACAAGTGCCGCATCCGCAAGTTCGACCCCTATCTGAACGTCGATCCGGGGACGATGTCGCCGTATCAGCACGGCGAGGTCTTCGTTACCGACGATGGGGCCGAGACCGACCTCGACCTCGGCCATTACGAGCGCTTCACCGGCGTGTCGGCCAAGCAGTCGGACAATGTCACCACCGGGCGCATCTATCGCGACATCATCGCGCGCGAGCGGCGCGGCGATTATCTTGGCGCGACCGTGCAGGTGATCCCGCACGTCACCAACGCGATCAAGGAATTCGCGCTGGCCGACACCGACGGCCTCGACTTCGTAATCTGCGAGATCGGCGGGACGGTCGGCGACATCGAGAGCCTGCCCTACATCGAGGCGCTGCGGCAGCTTCGCAACGACCTCGGGCGCGGGAATACGGTGAGCGTCCACACGACGCTGGTGCCGTGGATCAAGGTCGCGGGCGAACTCAAGACCAAGCCGACCCAGCATAGCGTGCGCGAAATCTCGAGCCTCGGCGTCCAGCCCGACGTGCTGCTGTGCCGCTGCGAGATGCCGATCCCCGAGGCCGAGCGGGCCAAGATCGCGCAATTCTGCAACGTGCCCAAGAGCGCGGTGATCGAGGCCTTGGACGCGCGCTCGATCTACGACGTGCCGCTGCAATATCATCGCGAAGGCCTCGACGACGAGGTGCTGAAGGCGTTCGGGCTTCCGACCGACCCGCGCCCCGACTTGAGCCGGTGGGAAAGCGTGATGGATGCGGTCGACCATCCCGAGGGCGAAGTGACGATCGGCGTGGTCGGCAAATATGTCGGCCTCCCGGACGCCTACAAGAGCTTGCGCGAGGCGCTGGTCCACGGCGGCATCGCCAACCGCGTCAAGGTCAACATCAAGTGGCTCGACGCGGAGATGTTCGAGAAGGGCGACGAGAGCCTCGCGGGCGAACTAGAGCCGATGCACGCGATCCTCGTGCCCGGCGGGTTCGGCGAGCGCGGGAGCGAGGGCAAGATCGCGAGCGTGCGCTTCGCCAAGGAGCGCAAGGTGCCGTTCTTCGGCATTTGCCTGGGCATGCAGATGGCCTGCATCGAGGGTGCGCGGGCGGCCGGTCACGCCGAGGCGTCGAGCACCGAGTTCGGCGATACCAGCGAGCCGGTGGTCGGAATGATCACCGAGTGGATGAGCGAAGAGGGCCTGCAGGAGCGCGCCGCCGGCGGCGACCTCGGGGGCACGATGCGCCTCGGCGCCTATGAGGCGACGCTTGGCGGCAACAGCCATGTCGCGGCGATCTACGGGACGACCACGATCAGCGAGCGGCACCGCCACCGCTACGAGGTCAATGCGCATTACCGGCCCGCGCTCGAAAAGGACGGTCTGGTGTTTAGCGGGCTGTCGCCCGATGGCCGGCTGCCCGAGATCGTCGAGCGGCCCGATCATCCCTGGTTCGTCGGCGTCCAGTTCCACCCCGAACTCAAGAGCCGCCCGTTCGAACCCCACCCCCTGTTCGCAAGCTTCATCGCGGCGGCGGTGAAGCAGAGCCGGCTGGTCTGA
- a CDS encoding M10 family metallopeptidase C-terminal domain-containing protein — MLFLLFALAQPLPPAQPPASGEPLQILTPAPPTPSAGTPGWRSGFPQTDTTCSRDDSGVPALRGGPRSERVWGSDMNSRLFGGAGQDFLAGGPGDDEVVGGPDLDILVGGAGSDRFVIDSADDSAADESGSWSQLNGDTIVVLTPKDFDKIDLRGMRKEGANVPATFLFTGRRPGNYAVWSRPRSGDTEVLVDVDGDSKADVALRLIGNFSLTPALFCGVGEGAVTEPSE, encoded by the coding sequence ATGCTGTTCCTGCTTTTCGCCCTCGCGCAGCCCTTGCCGCCCGCTCAACCGCCCGCAAGCGGTGAGCCGCTGCAGATCCTGACTCCGGCACCGCCGACGCCGAGCGCGGGGACGCCGGGCTGGAGGTCGGGCTTCCCGCAGACCGACACGACCTGCTCGCGTGACGACAGCGGGGTTCCGGCGCTTCGCGGTGGACCGCGCAGCGAGCGGGTGTGGGGCAGCGACATGAACAGCCGGCTATTCGGCGGGGCAGGGCAGGACTTCCTCGCCGGTGGGCCCGGCGACGACGAGGTGGTCGGTGGGCCCGACCTCGACATCCTCGTCGGCGGCGCGGGCAGCGACCGCTTCGTGATCGACAGCGCCGACGACAGCGCGGCGGACGAGAGCGGGAGTTGGTCGCAATTGAACGGCGACACTATCGTCGTCCTGACGCCGAAGGACTTTGACAAGATCGACCTGCGCGGCATGCGCAAGGAAGGCGCGAACGTCCCGGCAACGTTCCTCTTCACCGGTCGTCGGCCGGGCAATTACGCCGTCTGGTCGCGCCCCCGGAGCGGCGATACCGAAGTGCTCGTCGATGTCGATGGTGACTCCAAGGCCGATGTGGCCTTGCGGTTGATCGGCAATTTCAGCCTGACGCCCGCTCTCTTCTGCGGGGTCGGCGAGGGCGCGGTGACCGAACCGTCCGAGTGA